The following coding sequences lie in one Opisthocomus hoazin isolate bOpiHoa1 chromosome 7, bOpiHoa1.hap1, whole genome shotgun sequence genomic window:
- the LOC104331501 gene encoding alpha-1-antiproteinase 2: protein METTFYVSLLLAGLHAVAHSQHLPNHHNGHDPNEPEHHMHHGGEAIACLKLVPNNADFAFEFFKEVTLEAPNKNIFFSPVSISTAFGMVALGARSTTQTQILEGLAFNLTEMQEKEIHEGFHNLIHMLSHPEGGVQLNMANAVFLTEKLKPLKTFLDDAKALYQLEAFTTDFSNPTETEKQINDYTERKTHGKITNLVKDVDPQTVMLLATFVFFKGIWEKSFKPEYTEEREFFVDAETTVKVPMMHQMGTFDFYFDEELSCTVVRLHYNGSATAFLVLPAKAKMQQLEQTLVKEIIQKWSDHLFQSPVSLYLPKFSISGTYEITNTLRKMGIVDVFTNQADLSGITGAPELKVSKVVHKAVLDVDERGTEAAAATAAELMTVSLPTTVEFNHPFLMLIFDKDTNSTLFIGKIVNPTIAS from the exons ATGGAGACCACCTTCTATGTTAGTTTGCTACTGGCTGGGCTTCATGCTGTTGCCCACAGTCAGCACCTACCCAACCACCACAACGGACATGATCCAAATGAACCTGAACACCATATGCATCACGGAGGTGAAGCAATAGCTTGTCTCAAACTAGTGCCGAACAATGCTGACTTTGCATTTGAGTTTTTTAAAGAGGTTACACTGGAGGCACCTAAtaagaacattttcttctctcctgtaaGCATTTCAACTGCGTTTGGGATGGTGGCCCTAGGGGCTAGATCAACCACTCAGACTCAGATTCTGGAAGGACTCGCCTTCAATCTGACAGAGATGCAGGAGAAAGAGATACATGAAGGTTTTCACAACCTCATCCACATGCTGAGCCATCCCGAGGGCGGGGTCCAGCTCAACATGGCGAATGCCGTCTTTCTAACAGAGAAGCTGAAACCtctaaaaacatttttagatGATGCCAAAGCTCTGTATCAGCTGGAGGCTTTTACCACTGACTTTAGCAATCCCACAGAGACTGAGAAGCAGATCAATGATTATACAGAGAGGAAAACACATGGGAAAATTACTAATTTGGTCAAGGACGTGGATCCACAGACTGTAATGCTTCTGGCTACATTCGTTTTCTTTAAAG GCATCTGGGAAAAGTCTTTTAAACCAGAATATACTGAAGAAAGGGAGTTCTTTGTGGACGCTGAAACTACTGTGAAAGTCCCTATGATGCACCAAATGGGCACATTCGACTTCTATTTTGATGAGGAACTGTCATGCACCGTGGTACGGCTTCATTATAATGGGAGTGCTACTGCGTTTCTGGTTCTGCcagcaaaagcaaaaatgcagCAGTTAGAGCAAACTCTGGTCAAGGAAATCATCCAGAAATGGTCAGATCATCTCTTCCAGAG CCCGGTGAGCCTCTACTTGCCCAAATTTTCTATTTCCGGGACCTATGAAATAACAAACACGCTTAGGAAGATGGGAATTGTGGATGTGTTCACCAACCAGGCAGATCTCTCTGGCATCACCGGCGCCCCAGAGCTGAAAGTTTCTAAA gtTGTACATAAGGCTGTGCTGGATGTTGATGAGAGAGGTactgaggcagcagcagcaactgctgcTGAACTAATGACAGTGTCTCTTCCTACAACCGTTGAATTCAACCATCCCTTCCTCATGCTGATTTTTGATAAAGATACAAACAGTACACTCTTCATCGGAAAAATAGTTAACCCGACTATTGCTAGCTGA